The Flavobacterium sp. 102 genomic interval AATCGATGAAACGAAAAAAATTGGTGACTACAATTGTTTTAAAGCCGAGTTGGTTATTCCGGTGAGTGAAAAACAAACCCAAGACTATGAAGATTTCTTGAAAAGAGAAGAAAAAAAACCAGCTCTTTTCAAAATGAGCAAGCCGGAAGACAAAGTCGTTACCGTTTGGTATACCCCTGAAATTCCGGTAAGTTTTGGTCCCGATAATTATTGGGGTTTACCCGGATTGATACTAGAAGTTAATGACGGAACGAATATACTTCTTTGTTCCAAAGTCACTTTAAGCAATAAAGAAAAAGCGAAAATCAAAGTGCCTAATACAGGAGAAAAAGTCACCCAAAAGAAGTTTGATGAAATTCGGAAGAAAAAAGAGGATAGCATGAAAAATGAAGATGGCGTCATTATTTTCCAACATTAATCCATTAATTATCCAAGCCAAAACAATGAAAAAAATAGTACTATTTGTATTTCTTTTTACTTCAACAATTTCTTTTGCCCAAACCATTCGATTCGAAGGGACAATACAAGACAATACCAAAGCACCTTTGGAAATGGCCAATGTCATGGCGATGAACCAAGCGACCAAAGCGATGGATGCCTATGCCATTACCAATGATAAAGGGAAATTTTTGCTGAACCTGAAAACGAACACCACTTATATTATTAAGTTGAGTTATTTGGGCATGCAAAACAAAGAAATTACAGTGGCTACTCAAGCTGTTAATATTACCCAAAACATTACTATGGAAAGCGGTGGAATCGAATTAGACGGTGTTGAAATCGTACGTGAAATGCCGGTTTCTATCAAAGGCGATACGATTGTTTACAACGCTGATTCTTTTAAAACCGGAACCGAAAGAAAACTGGAAGATGTTTTGAAAAAATTACCCGGAGTTGAGGTGGATGCCGAAGGTCAAGTAAAAGTCGAAGGAAAATCGGTAACCAAATTGATGGTGGAAGGCAAAGATTTTTTTGATGGAGACACTAAATTAGGCGTAAAAAACATTCCCGCTGATGCCATTGATAAAGTTCAGATTCTACGCAATTACAATGAAAATTCCATCATGAAAGGCGTAGAAAATAACCAAGATAATTTGGCCATGAATATCAAATTGAAAGCAGGGAAGAAAAACTTTTGGTTTGGTGACATGACTGCCGGAATTGGTGTTGGCCACGAGGATACACGATATGTCGTTGCGCCAAAAGCTTTTTACTATAGTCCAAAATACAGTATTAACATTATGGGAAACAGTAATAATGTTGGACAGCAAGCTTTCACCATTCAGGATTATTTTAGGTTTAGTGGTGGTTTTAGAAACATTATGGGCAAAGGCGGCGGAAGCATCAATGTTGGAAGCAATTCTCTTGGAATAAGCTTTTTTCAAGACAATCGCGTTAAGGAAATCGAATCGCATTTTGGCGCCACCAATTTCTCTTATAATCCATCCAAAAGCTGGAGTTTAAGCGGATTTATTATTGGTACTTCTACCTTGGTTGATACCGAAACCAATTCTACAGTTAACATTTTGCAACCCAATACCACCAACGTATCTTCCTCTGAAGTTAGAGACGACGCCGGAAGTCAGAAAAATAATTTAGGCTTATTTAAGTTTAGCGCCACTTATAAACCCAATGCCAAATTTCAATTGGATTACGACATTCTAAACCGAATTTCGGCACAAAGAGAAAACAACGAACTCAATCGTCAGGTGTTTAATTACGTTTCAGGGGTTAATACTGATGAAAGTGTTTTTACTTCTAAAAAACAAGATCCGATAAACATTAACCAGAACTTGAGTTTTTATTATACGCCAACAGATAAGCACATTTTTGC includes:
- a CDS encoding carboxypeptidase-like regulatory domain-containing protein; this encodes MKKIVLFVFLFTSTISFAQTIRFEGTIQDNTKAPLEMANVMAMNQATKAMDAYAITNDKGKFLLNLKTNTTYIIKLSYLGMQNKEITVATQAVNITQNITMESGGIELDGVEIVREMPVSIKGDTIVYNADSFKTGTERKLEDVLKKLPGVEVDAEGQVKVEGKSVTKLMVEGKDFFDGDTKLGVKNIPADAIDKVQILRNYNENSIMKGVENNQDNLAMNIKLKAGKKNFWFGDMTAGIGVGHEDTRYVVAPKAFYYSPKYSINIMGNSNNVGQQAFTIQDYFRFSGGFRNIMGKGGGSINVGSNSLGISFFQDNRVKEIESHFGATNFSYNPSKSWSLSGFIIGTSTLVDTETNSTVNILQPNTTNVSSSEVRDDAGSQKNNLGLFKFSATYKPNAKFQLDYDILNRISAQRENNELNRQVFNYVSGVNTDESVFTSKKQDPININQNLSFYYTPTDKHIFAFESQYLYQNEDPLYNANLEFQPFDFLGYNENQNRNDLTQSRFIKTNKFDSRLDYYYVLTPKTNLNFTFANSYVYQSLNSSIFQRLDDGTTNNLTAAENNNDVSYRFNDTFLGFHFKWLSGKFTFTPGVTLHRFDLTNTQLGTAVNQEIFRLLPDFQMIYQIKKSETLTYNFGITNNFTNINNYTLGTIFNSYSNLFSGNRDLNNSEVQSHTLSYQKFNMFNFENFGGYLNYSKTNDAIKTRALFEGVNQIGSPFNSPFGDENFSVNVRYGRSFLKYYKANVSANLNWSKFYNIQVNPINSAENVVDTESFTQNYRFSASTNFKNMPNIELAYSYAVNQYPNDNFYTDSPSIKLDYFFLKSFSFVSEYEFFHYYNKAKTVDQEYDFLSASLTYQKTKASHWEYKVAATNLLNTTSLNDDSFSQFSTRNSQYRVQPRYIIFSLRYNL